The Microbispora sp. ZYX-F-249 genome includes a window with the following:
- the murG gene encoding undecaprenyldiphospho-muramoylpentapeptide beta-N-acetylglucosaminyltransferase — MRVVLAGGGTAGHIEPALALADALRRLDPGIGITCLGTERGLETRLVPARGYELELVPAVPLPRSLSPQLLTVPGRLAGAIGSAAGILDRVGADVLVGFGGYVATPGYLGARRRGVPIVVHEANPRPGLANRLGARLTEHVFTGHPEAALPNAEYIGIPLRREISMMDRLSMGDKARSYFGLESDRVTLLVFGGSQGARSINQAALEAAPYLRAAGVQVLHVIGPKNTVEVEPPPGDPQYVILPYVDRMDLAYAAADLVLSRAGAMTCAELTAVGLPAAFVPLPHGNGEQRLNAEPIVRGGGGLMVDDANLSAAWIVQTLLPILNDPERVVAMSEAASRMGRKDADTALARKVLEIAHR; from the coding sequence ATGAGGGTGGTCCTCGCCGGCGGCGGGACGGCCGGCCATATCGAGCCGGCGCTCGCGCTGGCCGACGCGCTTCGCCGGCTCGACCCGGGGATCGGCATCACCTGCCTCGGCACCGAGCGCGGTCTGGAGACCCGCCTGGTGCCCGCCCGGGGTTACGAGCTCGAACTCGTGCCCGCGGTGCCGCTGCCCCGCTCGCTCAGCCCTCAGCTCCTCACCGTGCCCGGCCGCCTCGCCGGGGCCATCGGCAGCGCCGCGGGCATCCTCGACAGGGTCGGGGCGGACGTCCTCGTCGGCTTCGGCGGGTACGTCGCCACGCCCGGCTACCTCGGCGCCCGGCGGCGCGGGGTGCCGATCGTGGTCCACGAGGCCAACCCCCGGCCCGGCCTGGCCAACCGGCTCGGCGCCCGTCTCACCGAGCACGTCTTCACCGGCCACCCGGAGGCCGCGCTCCCCAACGCCGAGTACATCGGCATCCCGCTGCGCCGCGAGATCAGCATGATGGACCGGCTGTCGATGGGCGACAAGGCGCGGTCGTACTTCGGGCTGGAGTCCGACCGGGTGACGCTGCTGGTGTTCGGCGGCTCGCAGGGCGCCCGCTCCATCAACCAGGCGGCGCTGGAGGCCGCGCCCTACCTGCGGGCGGCCGGCGTCCAGGTGCTGCACGTGATCGGGCCCAAGAACACCGTCGAGGTGGAGCCCCCGCCGGGCGACCCGCAGTACGTGATCCTGCCGTACGTCGACCGGATGGACCTCGCCTACGCCGCCGCCGACCTCGTGCTGTCCCGCGCGGGCGCCATGACGTGCGCCGAGCTCACCGCAGTGGGGCTGCCCGCGGCGTTCGTGCCGCTGCCGCACGGCAACGGCGAGCAGCGCCTCAACGCCGAGCCCATCGTGCGGGGCGGAGGCGGCCTGATGGTCGACGACGCGAACCTGTCGGCCGCCTGGATCGTCCAGACGCTGCTGCCGATCCTGAACGACCCCGAGCGCGTGGTCGCGATGTCCGAGGCCGCGTCGCGGATGGGCCGCAAGGACGCCGACACGGCGCTCGCCCGCAAGGTGCTGGAGATCGCTCACCGATGA
- the murC gene encoding UDP-N-acetylmuramate--L-alanine ligase, translating to MSLVKLVDPVPAADLGRVHFIGIGGAGMSGIARILLKRGVPVSGSDARPSELLTELRELGAVIHVGHAASHIKNVDTVVVSTAIRDSNPELGEALRQDLRVIPRAAALASVMTGRTGIAVAGTHGKTTTTSMLTVALQKCGEDPSYCVGGQLVTTGLGADDGAGEVFVAEADESDGSFLMLAPGIAVVTNVEADHLDNYGDPQAVHDSFARFVERIGSLLVVCADDPGAAALVPVARERGLTVVTYGESQGADLRTTDVVPRGLGVEFAVELGPAAPGGPGRGEVRLAVPGRHNALNATAVIAVALHLGLRFDDVKEGLAAFGGAKRRFESKGEAGGVTVYDSYAHHPTELTADLRAARDVVTGDGRVIAVFQPHLYSRTRFFADEFGAALGLADEVVVLDVYGAREDPEPGVSGALVAGKVPLPAERVVYAPDRQAVPALVAGRARAGDIVLTMGAGDVTELGPRIVAELSAQ from the coding sequence ATGAGTCTCGTGAAGCTCGTGGATCCCGTGCCCGCGGCCGACCTGGGGCGGGTGCACTTCATCGGCATCGGCGGCGCCGGGATGTCGGGCATCGCCCGGATCCTGCTCAAGCGGGGCGTGCCGGTGTCGGGCAGCGACGCGCGGCCCTCGGAGCTGCTGACCGAGCTGCGTGAGCTGGGCGCGGTCATCCACGTCGGCCACGCCGCCTCGCACATCAAGAACGTGGACACGGTCGTGGTGTCCACCGCGATCCGCGACTCCAACCCCGAGCTGGGGGAGGCGCTGCGGCAGGACCTGCGGGTGATCCCGCGCGCCGCCGCGCTGGCGTCGGTCATGACCGGCCGCACCGGCATCGCCGTGGCCGGCACGCACGGCAAGACCACGACCACCTCGATGCTGACGGTGGCGTTGCAGAAGTGCGGGGAGGACCCGTCGTACTGCGTCGGCGGGCAGCTCGTGACGACCGGGCTCGGTGCCGACGACGGCGCGGGCGAGGTGTTCGTGGCGGAGGCCGACGAGAGCGACGGCTCGTTCCTCATGCTCGCGCCGGGCATCGCGGTGGTGACGAACGTCGAGGCCGACCACCTCGACAACTACGGCGACCCCCAGGCCGTCCACGACAGCTTCGCCCGCTTCGTCGAGCGGATCGGGTCGCTGCTCGTGGTCTGCGCCGACGACCCGGGCGCCGCCGCCCTCGTGCCGGTCGCGCGCGAGCGCGGCCTCACCGTCGTGACGTACGGCGAGAGCCAGGGCGCCGACCTGCGCACGACCGACGTGGTGCCGCGCGGCCTCGGCGTGGAGTTCGCCGTCGAGCTGGGCCCCGCCGCGCCCGGGGGACCGGGACGCGGCGAGGTGCGCCTCGCCGTGCCCGGCCGGCACAACGCGCTCAACGCCACCGCGGTGATCGCCGTGGCCCTCCACCTCGGCCTGCGCTTCGACGACGTGAAGGAGGGCCTGGCCGCCTTCGGCGGGGCCAAGCGGCGGTTCGAGTCGAAGGGCGAGGCCGGGGGCGTGACGGTCTACGACAGCTACGCCCACCACCCGACCGAGCTGACCGCCGACCTGCGCGCCGCCCGCGACGTCGTGACCGGCGACGGCCGGGTCATCGCGGTCTTCCAGCCGCACCTGTACTCGCGGACGCGGTTCTTCGCCGACGAGTTCGGCGCGGCGCTCGGCCTCGCCGACGAGGTGGTCGTGCTCGACGTGTACGGCGCGCGCGAGGACCCCGAGCCGGGGGTCTCCGGCGCCCTCGTCGCGGGGAAGGTCCCGCTGCCCGCCGAGCGGGTCGTCTACGCGCCCGACCGGCAGGCCGTGCCCGCGCTCGTCGCCGGCCGGGCCCGGGCCGGCGACATCGTGCTCACCATGGGCGCGGGAGACGTGACGGAGCTCGGCCCGAGGATCGTCGCGGAGCTGTCCGCCCAGTGA
- a CDS encoding cell division protein FtsQ/DivIB produces the protein MRRAVRRSALATLLTGGVVGVATWVVFFSPVLGVREVEITGNSRIPAEQLRQAAGVRTGTPLATVDLAEVERRLRAMRAVESAAVDRGWPGTLRVSVVERVPAAAVPMGPTTAVIDRYGVVLQQVTVAPPRLPVLRVQRAAADDPATRAGLTVLRALPERVLERLRELRVPSPRSITLKLTDGRTVIWGDAGRSAQKGRVLLAALAKPGTSYDVSSPQVVTVR, from the coding sequence GTGAGGCGGGCCGTCCGGCGTTCGGCCCTCGCCACCCTGCTGACCGGCGGGGTGGTGGGCGTCGCCACGTGGGTCGTGTTCTTCTCGCCCGTCCTCGGCGTGCGGGAGGTCGAGATCACCGGCAACAGCCGGATCCCCGCCGAGCAGCTGCGCCAGGCCGCGGGGGTGCGCACCGGCACCCCGCTCGCCACCGTGGACCTCGCCGAGGTCGAACGGCGGCTGCGGGCGATGCGGGCGGTCGAGTCGGCCGCGGTCGACCGCGGCTGGCCCGGGACGCTGCGCGTCAGCGTGGTCGAGCGCGTCCCCGCCGCCGCCGTGCCCATGGGCCCGACGACCGCGGTGATCGACCGGTACGGCGTCGTGCTGCAGCAGGTCACCGTGGCCCCGCCCCGGCTGCCGGTGCTGCGCGTCCAGCGGGCGGCCGCGGACGATCCCGCCACCAGGGCCGGGCTCACCGTGCTGCGGGCGCTGCCCGAGCGCGTGCTGGAGCGCCTGCGGGAGCTGCGCGTCCCGTCGCCCCGGTCGATCACGCTCAAGCTCACGGACGGCCGTACGGTGATCTGGGGGGACGCGGGGCGCTCGGCGCAGAAGGGACGTGTCCTGCTCGCCGCGCTCGCCAAGCCGGGCACCAGCTACGATGTCAGCTCGCCGCAGGTGGTGACGGTCAGGTGA